A part of Dehalococcoidia bacterium genomic DNA contains:
- a CDS encoding hydantoinase B/oxoprolinase family protein has product MQTTNKGIGEKGATLINMLNEGDRLYKETGCYHGIEKPNLMKDDPIRYEIFHSRVMSALISGRETTRMISGSPFVREVAELCIGLYTPEGDSVAQSTGIQVHVRCMGENIKWMIRNNWEGEVGIADGDLFLCNDSVMGAMHPADVYDILPIFVDGELVAWVSTVIMEVDIGAVSPGCMPTANVERSTDGLRWCGEKIGSNDRLRRDFEVKIEMSLDMPDIFLLDRKGAIAANIRVREEIKSLIKEFGVDYFKRAMRELIEEERRNQIARIKQRTVPGRYRDVVPLEYYMKDQPVTWVPARKDFMRLVPIEMNITPEGKLILDFDGAGEWGWHPFNAYPASIWGAFSVTLVQTLCYDGRANLGSLLPCEINAPLNTIMNPAELRRLATSTLWAPLLDIFGLWYGMLSSAYYFRGFREEMFNLRSSAGWQMYGYDQYGIKRPLMLSPLGNFGPGATGVCDGVENSGWVATPETDMGNAEIWEMFVPYLEGARRYEPYSIGYGKFRSGMAISQVYIMNGSSQAIGSGAVGCSHDRLIPNLGMFGGYPGGKRSTFFARYDDIKDVIARRQPLLQEFGHPKEFGKDFPGEMRKVDYTLPPMEIKDWDCLITINGAAGGLGDPIERKPESVKADLDNFLATQEIAKNMYCVSAGFDETSKEWSIDDKATQRLRKSKRQQRLKRGVPVKEWWQQQRQRVLARDLDPMLIEMYQSSMKMSPGFTREFKDFWALPEDYGM; this is encoded by the coding sequence ATGCAGACGACGAACAAGGGAATAGGTGAGAAGGGCGCGACCCTTATTAATATGTTGAACGAGGGCGACCGGCTGTACAAAGAGACCGGCTGCTATCATGGCATCGAAAAGCCGAATTTAATGAAGGACGATCCCATCCGCTACGAGATCTTCCACTCGCGGGTAATGTCTGCGTTGATCTCGGGGCGCGAGACCACACGCATGATCTCAGGCTCGCCCTTCGTGCGCGAGGTGGCCGAGCTGTGCATCGGGCTGTACACGCCGGAGGGCGACAGCGTGGCGCAGTCGACGGGCATCCAGGTGCACGTGCGCTGCATGGGCGAGAACATCAAGTGGATGATCAGGAACAACTGGGAGGGAGAGGTCGGCATCGCCGACGGCGACCTGTTCCTCTGCAACGACAGCGTCATGGGCGCCATGCACCCCGCCGATGTTTATGATATTCTACCGATATTTGTCGACGGCGAGCTCGTCGCCTGGGTCTCGACCGTTATCATGGAGGTCGATATCGGCGCGGTGAGCCCGGGCTGCATGCCCACGGCTAACGTTGAGAGATCGACCGACGGCCTGCGCTGGTGCGGCGAGAAGATCGGCTCCAACGACAGGCTGAGGCGCGACTTCGAGGTCAAGATCGAGATGAGCCTCGATATGCCGGATATCTTCCTGCTCGACCGCAAGGGCGCCATCGCCGCCAACATCCGCGTGCGCGAGGAGATAAAGAGCCTCATCAAAGAGTTCGGCGTCGACTATTTCAAACGGGCCATGCGCGAGCTCATCGAGGAGGAGCGGCGCAATCAGATCGCGCGCATCAAGCAGAGGACGGTGCCCGGCCGCTACCGCGACGTCGTCCCGCTGGAATATTACATGAAAGACCAGCCGGTGACCTGGGTTCCCGCGCGCAAGGATTTCATGCGCCTGGTGCCCATCGAGATGAACATCACGCCGGAGGGTAAGCTGATACTTGATTTCGATGGCGCCGGAGAGTGGGGCTGGCATCCCTTCAACGCCTATCCGGCATCGATATGGGGCGCCTTCTCGGTGACGCTGGTGCAGACGCTGTGCTACGACGGGCGTGCCAACCTCGGGTCGCTCCTTCCCTGCGAGATCAACGCGCCTCTCAATACGATAATGAACCCGGCCGAGCTGCGGCGGCTGGCGACATCGACGCTGTGGGCCCCGCTGCTCGATATCTTCGGGCTGTGGTACGGTATGCTCAGCTCGGCCTACTATTTCCGCGGCTTCCGCGAGGAGATGTTCAACCTGCGGTCTTCTGCGGGATGGCAGATGTACGGCTACGACCAGTACGGCATCAAGCGCCCGCTGATGCTCTCGCCGCTGGGCAACTTCGGGCCGGGCGCCACCGGCGTGTGCGACGGGGTGGAGAACTCGGGATGGGTTGCTACGCCGGAGACGGACATGGGCAACGCCGAGATATGGGAGATGTTCGTGCCCTACCTTGAGGGCGCGCGGCGCTACGAGCCGTACTCTATAGGCTACGGAAAGTTCCGCTCCGGGATGGCGATCTCCCAGGTCTATATCATGAACGGCAGCAGCCAGGCTATAGGCTCCGGGGCCGTGGGCTGCTCGCACGACCGCCTGATCCCCAACCTGGGCATGTTCGGCGGCTATCCCGGCGGCAAGCGGAGCACATTCTTCGCGCGCTATGACGATATCAAGGATGTCATCGCCAGGCGGCAGCCGCTGCTTCAAGAATTCGGCCATCCCAAGGAGTTCGGCAAGGACTTCCCCGGCGAGATGCGAAAGGTGGACTATACGCTGCCGCCGATGGAGATAAAGGACTGGGACTGTCTCATAACGATAAACGGCGCCGCCGGCGGGCTGGGAGACCCTATCGAGAGGAAGCCCGAGTCGGTGAAGGCCGACCTGGACAACTTCCTGGCCACGCAGGAGATCGCAAAGAACATGTACTGCGTTTCGGCGGGCTTCGACGAAACTTCGAAAGAATGGAGTATCGACGATAAGGCAACGCAGAGGCTGCGCAAGTCGAAGCGGCAGCAGCGCCTCAAGCGCGGCGTCCCGGTAAAAGAATGGTGGCAACAGCAGAGGCAGCGGGTGCTTGCGCGCGACCTCGATCCGATGCTCATCGAGATGTACCAGAGCAGTATGAAGATGAGCCCCGGATTCACGCGGGAGTTCAAGGATTTCTGGGCGCTGCCGGAAGATTACGGTATGTGA